Part of the Microbulbifer salipaludis genome is shown below.
GATAACCATTAAACATGGCCACGCCACCAATGATGTAAGGGTATTCAATCGCACGATAAATACAGGTACTTAACATGTATATCCATCCGGTACCCATAAAGTACTGCCCAAATCCGTGCCTTGACCGTCCGGTAAGCACTCCATCTTGGCTTGATCCCATGACACGCAGGTGAACAAAATTCAAATCTGGCTCATCCCAGCTCTGAGCACGCCACCCAAGCTGTCTGCATTTATGGCAGTCGATCGCGTCCCACATGACTTCCCGAACCAACCCCCCAATTTGTTGGAAACATGTGACTCTGTAGAATTTTGTCATTCCAGCGGACATTTCATCGCCACGCCGTTCACTAACCAATCTACCTTCACGCTCGTTATATGGTTTTCCACTACAAGTGCCTAAACGGGGATCAGCTTCCATTTTTTCAATCAGTGTTTCAAAGTACTTTTCGGGCAATTCAAGATCTAGGTCTAATTTGCATATATACTGGTAGTCCGCGATATTGGCTTGTCGCAAACCAGCGTAAAATGCGTCGACGACACCAGGCCCTACGTTACGAAATCCCCGGTTCTCCCGCTTCACGACCTTAATGAATGGATATCGATCAGCGTATCGTTCAAGAATGATAGGTGATCTGTCTGTGGATCCATCATCAACGATAATCCATAATTTCGGCACCACCGACTGCGATACCACACTATCCAGTGTGCGCTCCATATACTCCGCTTCGTCGCGACAAGGCGATATAATCAGGTAATCTCTACTTTTCAACGTAGCTTCCTTGCAATTCGCATAATTAAGATTCGGCTTTCTGCCTGAGATGTATTGCAATTTGTCGGTTTATAAACGGCAATTTTAGGGCGTTATTAAAATACCGCATGGCCAGGCGCTTGGGATTTTGCATCATTCGGTAGAGCCACTCCAATCGTAATCTCTGCATCCAATGCGGTGCGCGCTTCTCTGATCCCGCGAGAAAGAGCATCGATGCACCAATACAAAATGCGAGACCACCGAATCGTTGTTCGGACATGAGTTTGCTGGCAATTATTTCCTGCTGAGGTGAACCGACAGCTAGGAAAACATAGTTTGAGTGGGAATCAACAATGTTGGCCACGACATCATTGACCTCTTCTGTTTCACGTATAAATCCCATAGAAGGATTATGATGGGCGATGTCAATGTATGGAAATCTACTTCTAATCTTTTCTATTGTCTCTACGTCCCCGCCCAAAATGTATACCTTATCTTCTTTCTTTATTTCGTCTTGGAATAGCCTAGCGGTGAGATCACTCCCCGTAACTACGCCAGGTAGCCGGTATCCGTGTGCCTTCAGTATGAACTCGAGGATTCGGCTATCGCATAGTGAGAGGGTTGCTGAAAAATATAAATCCCTCAGCTTACGGCCGGAGGGCACCTCAGCAAGTCGCGCAAGATGATCGATGTTGGGAGTTATTATGTATCCCTTTTTGTTATTACATCGCATGAATCTAATTTCCGACAGGACGCGATCCATACAGGCCATGTCAATTCTGCATAGACCTAAATTTAGCGATTCAACTTTGGGTTGCATGATTTCTTCTACTTATACTCAATAATTGCGGCTTTTCTACCTGCTAGTTGCGTGAAAAAATATTTTGTAGCACCAAGAAACTGCGGAAATTTTGCCAGCAGTGTAAACATGCTATAAACGAATGATCGACGAATTGAATTTCGAAGTTTTATTCGCCGTAGAAATATTCTGATCACGATGGCTGGATAGGCCATCAGGATTAAAATTGATATCGGCGCAAATGCTGGTGCAAGAGTTAGCGCGGCCACTGGTATAAGAAATGCCCAGAAAAAAATGCTTGAAATTTCCCTCACACAATATGGCCGTTTTTTTGTAGCATGCATTGCGCAGCGCTCTGCGTATGCGAACCCAGCCCGTACATTTCTTAGCCAGAATTGCCTGAAGCTCGTCATCGCAGCATCGTGCGATGTCATCTCGCAATCTATTCTCCAGATGCGCCAGTTCTCTTTTCGCAATCTGAAGCACATTTCTGGCTCCTCTCCAGCAATCATGTCAGAGTTAAAAGCCTGGACACTTTCTATAGCGATTCTACGAGCAAAAAAATCACCGCCACATGCATTGGATTCTCCGATAGGTGTATCCCATTCAATGTCACACAGTGCGTTGTATACGGTTTTTTGCGGATATACCTCTCTCCTTCGGCCGCACACGATGGCAGCCTCTGGGTTCACTGAAGAAAATGCTATTGCTTTCGATAGCCACCCGGGTTGCAATGAACAATCACCGTCGATAAATTGAACAAATTCGACCGCCGGGCTTATTTCGATCAGGCGCTCCAGGCCTGCGTTTCTAGCTCGCGCCGCTGTGAAAGGTCGCGTGGCTGCGAGCTGTACCACGTCACATCCGAGATTTTTTGCACAATCAACACTACCATCGTCGGATCCTGAATCGACGTAGACTATCGGAGTTAATATCAAGTCTGAGACTGATTCGTCACTGTCGCTTTCGCTACCAAGCATCTCTCGTCGCAGGGCAATTGACTGTTCAAGAATAGATTCCAGACAGCGGCGAAGTCGCTCCCCCTCATTTCTTCCGATAACGACAAAGCCAAGAGCTAGCATCTTTTCTACCCTAAGGTTCGCTTCACGCATATTTATGAATTCTACCCCGATCTGCTTTATCGGTTGGCTTACTCCATTCCATCGGTTTCTCCAACACGATTTTCTTATAGCTTTCGCAATCAAGATTAGTATTAAATAACGTACCTAGTATTTTTAGCTCTTCATCAAATGTAGCCTTCAACTTTCTTATACTGACGGCTGATAGATTTGGCCTCTCTGACATTTGCATTCTTGACTTAATCGAATTGCGAAATGTGGCTGGCACAAGGGTGCGCCTTATCATCGTCAAGATCGGATTACGAATCAGGAAATTAGTAAATGCATTCGTTCTCAGGCGGGCAGATGAAACATTTGTCTTTGCATGCGCGTCGATCCACGCAACCTCGCCCTTATAACCTATAAATTTTGCAATCCTTGAGAGTTCTTGTGCGGGATTACGTTTGATTCTCTCGAAGAACACTGGAAGAATATTTTCTTTTC
Proteins encoded:
- a CDS encoding glycosyltransferase family 2 protein is translated as MKSRDYLIISPCRDEAEYMERTLDSVVSQSVVPKLWIIVDDGSTDRSPIILERYADRYPFIKVVKRENRGFRNVGPGVVDAFYAGLRQANIADYQYICKLDLDLELPEKYFETLIEKMEADPRLGTCSGKPYNEREGRLVSERRGDEMSAGMTKFYRVTCFQQIGGLVREVMWDAIDCHKCRQLGWRAQSWDEPDLNFVHLRVMGSSQDGVLTGRSRHGFGQYFMGTGWIYMLSTCIYRAIEYPYIIGGVAMFNGYLCALIKSKPKLNDPELVSEIRRYQWKSLFSGKKNATKSIELENEHRWSPTDIEAGSKILLERMFPKNNKACIDRADKRSVAISEPS
- a CDS encoding WecB/TagA/CpsF family glycosyltransferase, which codes for MRCNNKKGYIITPNIDHLARLAEVPSGRKLRDLYFSATLSLCDSRILEFILKAHGYRLPGVVTGSDLTARLFQDEIKKEDKVYILGGDVETIEKIRSRFPYIDIAHHNPSMGFIRETEEVNDVVANIVDSHSNYVFLAVGSPQQEIIASKLMSEQRFGGLAFCIGASMLFLAGSEKRAPHWMQRLRLEWLYRMMQNPKRLAMRYFNNALKLPFINRQIAIHLRQKAES
- a CDS encoding glycosyltransferase, whose protein sequence is MREANLRVEKMLALGFVVIGRNEGERLRRCLESILEQSIALRREMLGSESDSDESVSDLILTPIVYVDSGSDDGSVDCAKNLGCDVVQLAATRPFTAARARNAGLERLIEISPAVEFVQFIDGDCSLQPGWLSKAIAFSSVNPEAAIVCGRRREVYPQKTVYNALCDIEWDTPIGESNACGGDFFARRIAIESVQAFNSDMIAGEEPEMCFRLRKENWRIWRIDCEMTSHDAAMTSFRQFWLRNVRAGFAYAERCAMHATKKRPYCVREISSIFFWAFLIPVAALTLAPAFAPISILILMAYPAIVIRIFLRRIKLRNSIRRSFVYSMFTLLAKFPQFLGATKYFFTQLAGRKAAIIEYK